Part of the Sphingobacterium sp. LZ7M1 genome, GACAACGGCATACAGACAGAAATCAGTCCGGTGGAACGGGGGGCACACATGCGCTTCAGTTTTCCAAAAAATGGAAAAGCAAACTTGGTGTTTGATGGTTATACCAAAGACTGTGAAATCAAGATCATACCAGAAGAAAGGAAAATAATTGGCTATGTAAACAATGGAAGGATAGTACCGGAAAACTTTAAGAGTTATTTTGTCCTTGAGTTCAATCAAGATTTTAAATCTTACGGCACTTGGGAAAACGAGAAAGGGACGATTAAAGCCAATAATAAGCAGGACCTAGGTAAAGGCGTAGGAGCGTTTTTGGAGTTTAAGCCGGGTTCCAAGGTAGAAGTCAAGATGGCGTCTTCTTATATCAGTCCGGACCAGGCAGAACTCAATTTAACACAGGAATTAGCTGACCATAAAAATTTAGAGGTAACCAAGAAAAAGGGATTTGAGATTTGGAATGAGCTTTTGAATCGGGTTTTGGTGGAAGGTGGTTCCGAGGAGGACAAGGCCACATTCTATTCCTGCCTGTTTCGGGCAAACTTATTCTCCAGGAAGTTCTATGAAATAGATGCCAAGGGCGATCCCTTTTATTACAGTCCTTATGACGGCAAAATCCACACTGGATACATGTATACGGACAATGGATTTTGGGATACCTTTAGGGCTCAATTTCCATTGAGCAACATTCTACATCAGCAAATGCAAGGAAGGTATATGCAATCTTTATTGGATGCCCAGCAGCAAGCAGGTTTTTACCCGACTTGGTCCAATCCGGGCATGTCCGGTGTCATGATTGGAAACCATGCCATCTCTTTACTGACCGACGCCTGGGTGAAAGGAATCCGGACCTTTGATCCTGATTCAGCTCTGAGAGCCTATTACCATGAAACCACCAACAAAGGATTTTATGGAGGATCAAACGGAAGAGAAGGCTGGAAAGAGTATTATACCCTAGGATATATTCCTTACGGTGACATCCATGAGAGCACTGCAAAAACATTGGAATATGCATACGATGATTTTTGTGCCTATCAATTGGCGAAGTTGACCGGTAACACCTTTTTCGAAAATGTGTTTGGAAGACAGATGTACAATTATCGAAATGTATTTGATCCTCAGGTCAATTTTGTCAGAGGGAGATTAGCGAATGGGGAATGGAGGCCAGATTTTGATCCTGTTGAATGGGGAGGTCCATTTACAGAGGCAAATGCTTGGCAATATACCTGGTCGGTCTTGCACAATATTGAGGATTTAATCGGCATGATAGGTGGCGAAGAGAGATTTAATGCCAAATTGGATTCCTTTTTCACGATGGATCAAAGCATAAAATACGGCAGCTATAAGCAGGAGATCCATGAAATGCGAGAAATGCTATTGGCCAAGATGGGGCAATATGCACATGGCAACCAACCTACCCAGCATGTCCCTTACCTTTACAACTTTAGTGGAGAGCCCTGGAAAGCACAAAAACAGGTGCGTATGGTTTGCAAGCAATTGTACAATGCCACGGAAAAAGGCTATCCAGGCGATGAAGATCAAGGACAGATGTCATCATGGTATGTCCTTAGTGCCTTAGGAATCTATAGTGTATGCCCAGGAACGGACCAATATGTGATCGGGAGCCCCGTATTTGAAAAGGCAACTATCAGTTTAGAGAATGGAAAAACTTTTGTTATCCAGGCAAAGAACAACAATCCAGAGAATGTCTATATTCAATCGGCCGAACTGAACGGCAAACCCTTGGACAGGAACTATATTACTTTTGATGACATCAATAAAGGCGGTGAAATGGTCTTTGAGATGAGCGGTACTCCAAATAAAAGCCGAGGAACCAGTAAAGAGGCAAGACCATTTTCATTGCAGCAACCGGTAAAGAATTAGTCTTTTTTCATGGCCGCAGCCTTAAGGTCATCCGGCATTTTCTCAATGGCATAGCGCAGGGCAGTCCTTGGCATCCTTGCCTTGTGCCTCATTACATAGTCGAAAACCTCTTTTTCATAGGCTTTGCTGGTTTCTTTCAACATCCAGCCATAGCCTTTCTGCACCATATCATCAGGATCCATCATGAGGATATCAGCAATCTGAAAAACATCAGCCAAGTAATAGCCTCTCTTACCAGGAACCACTAAACTAACCGCTGCGGCACGCTTGGTCCAGCGATTTTTGGACTTTGCCCAGGTCTTCAGCATTTTTACATTTTCTGGAAATTGAATCAGATTATAGCCAATGGTCGTACAGCAAAGCGTATCACAATCCGACCAATTGTTGACATATAGATTGACCCAGTTTTCATAGACCTTCATGTCTTCCGCCTCATAATGTTTACGAATGGATTTAGTGATGATACATGCAATATAGGCTTCTTCAAAGATCTTGGATTTCCAAAGTTCATCACATAAGGTAAAGATCTCCTGTTTTGGCTTCTTTTTGATATCCTGATAAACCTCCTTGCCTATCTTTCGAACAATTTCAATGGGCACGCCATAGCGCGTTGCACCTTCTCCTTCTTTAAAAAAACGAGCCATGGAGTCAGAAGTGGTTTTATCGACATTGTCCATTAGGGTTTGCCGGATATCAAGCAAAAGATCATTCATGGAGTCAAATTTAGAAAAATAGATAAAAGAAATTATTCAAAATACTTATGAAACCAGATGCTGAGGTCGATTTAGTTTGGCAGGTATGTCTGCCAGTCTAGGAAACTTGGATGAGCTACTGGAGGAATTGCAGAGCAAAAGACCTAACCTAAATCACTAATAACCAAACATAAGGAAATGTTTTTTGTTGTAATTTTGTATAATCAACTTACCACAAAAACCTATGAAAAGAAGAACCTTTATCAACTCCTTAGGTATTGGCTTTGCCTCTTCCCTACTCTTAAATTCCAATGGATATGGTAGTCCTTTGGCGGATCTATTCGAATTGGCAGCAGACGAAAGGGAACTTGCCGAACATAAAATAGATAGTATAGTATTTTCAAAAGTAAAACTAAACTATCCTAGACTGGTTGGAAAAAATGCCAGGCTAGACCTTCATGGCCATGGACCTGAGCTGGACATCTGTTGTTTAAGAACGGATCAAGGTGCAATGGGTTGGGCGTCCCTCCGAGGATCAAAAAAAGATGCCGAACAGTTGATCCCTGAGTTAGTTGGTAAAAAAATATCGGATCTCTTTACCCCAAAAGCTGGGACACTTTCTGAAAAACATATCGTTTTTGACATGGCCTTACATGATTTGGCAGGTGTCATCCTTCAAAAGCCAGTATATGCTCTATTAGGCAAAAAGGACCCCTTTATTACCAAGTATTATAGCGGCATGATCTATTTTGACGATCTAGAACCTAAGGATCAGCCCGCCGGAATTGATAAAATTCTGGAGGAGTGCCGATTTGATTACGGAGTGGGTTACAGACAGTTTAAATTAAAAATAGGTCGTGGTCATAAATGGATGCCGAAAGCCGATGGTATGCAAAGGGATATTGAAGTTACAAAGGCCGTTGCTACTGCATTTCCAGATTGTGAGATCTTGGTGGATGGAAACAATGGATTTACAAGTGATGAGTTTATCCAATATTTAAAAGGGATTGCTGGGATTAAGCTTTTCTGGATTGAAGAGCCTTTCCATGAAACAGTAGAAGACTATAAAAAGCTTCGGGAATTTGTCCAACAGGAAAAGTTGGACACTTTGTTGGCCGATGGTGAAGCGGATCCAGACCAAGTGTTCCTCAAGAAACTCTTTGAACAGAAGCTCTTGGACGTGCAATTAACTGATATCGAAGGTCTGGGCTTTACTAATTGGAGAAGGATGATGCCTGAACTGGTCAAGACCGGCACCCTCGCCTCTCCGCATGCTTGGGGCTCATTACTGAAAACGAATTATACGGCGCATTTGGCTGGTGGCCTGGGAAATACCGTCACTATTGAAGGAGTAACAAGCAGTTCAGACGATATGGACCTCACAGCCTACGCGGTAAAAGATGGAAAATTAATTCCGCCTGACCTACCGGGTTTTGGAATGCAGTTATTGAAGACCATATAGCATTTAGAAAGTGTTAGGTGTTCGGAAATTCTAAGATCTTTGGAGTAGACATCGATATCGATGTCTACATATGTTACTTAAGGCTAGAGTACTTGAATTTGTTTCTCCCATAGGTTACATTACGGTTTAGATTAAAAATAGTATTTAATATCATTATACCAAAGCAAGACAGATAAACAATCCTAAATCCGCCTAGTTCAAAATAACGCCTTAAAACACTAAATAAACCACAAGTCATTCATTTAACGCAATAAGAAAATTTAATTTATCCTAACAGGCTTAATTTAAATGTTTTCATTACGTTTTTTACTTTGTTGATATATTTAGCGGTAAAAATTACTATTAATTAAAAAATAAATTTGCAAGAATAAAATAGTGCTTCTATATTTGAATGTAACCAATGCAGAGCTGACCCATAATATTAGGAAACATTCATAATAATAAAGGCAAAGAAATAGGTTATAAAGGAGATAATCATCAGACCCGGTTAATTAAAGAATCAACCCAAATCTCCTACCGAATAAAAAAGAATCAAGTGAACAGAGTCCTAACAATTATTATTAACCATTTTCTCGTTGCTGATTTCCATTAACGATTTGCAAGGACAAAAAAACAAAAATAAGGGAGGCCATCCTACATACTGTTACCCAAGGGCCCATTGGTTCCGTAAAGGTGCAGGTGGTTGGAACAAACAATAAGACCAGTCGCTCAATCAATATCCCTTTATTATTGTAAGTTCTGTTCCCAATAATAGCATCGATGATGTAAATCCAAACGATGCAGAAAGTATAAGCGTATTAAGAGATGCAGCCTCTGCGGCCAAATATGGGTCAAGAGCAGCCGCAGGGGTCATCTCACTCAACAAAATAATAAAAAAACAGAATCTATTTGGCCTTAAAGTGTTCGCATTTTCCCTGTTTTTAATCGCACTATTGCTCTTTGCCTTAGTCTTTATCTCCAGTAAAGCTGACTTATGGTAGCTGCCATTGCAACCGTAGTATTATGCCTCGTGGGCATTCCGCTCTATGCTATTAAAAGGGCTTCGAAAGATCTTTGATATAAATATTCCTGAAATCTACCGGCTGTCCTTCACTCTGCAAAGCAATAAAACCACTGCTCAATAGTTTGCCGTCAATCTTAATTTTCGGATCATAACCATTTGCAGTACCACCCCCGATCTGCGGTTTAGAATATTGCAGCACAGTATCGCCTTCAATAATATGCTGGATCAGTGAGTCTCCATAAACGATCAATTCTCCTTTGACCCACTGGTGTTTATCATAGGTCTTAGACGTCGAATTCAAACAGTGTGATTCGGCAATCTTACCTTGGTAAACCACATTGGTCCCTGGAGAACACATATTACCCGTCGGTCTAGGTTTGCCGTCACCAAGTCCGGCAAGTAATTGCATTTCGACGGAAATAGGCCAATCCTGTTCTTTTAGCATCCCACGAGGATCTTGAGAATGGAACATTATGCCAGAGTTTAATAAGGTATATTCCGGTGCCCCACGTTGAAGTTCACCAGCAAACTTATATTCAAATTTCAGGTGATAATAGGAAAACGGGGTCTTATAATACAGGTGGCCAAACTGATCGTTGAAATCGCCGTATTGATCATACCTGATCTTGATGATACCATCTTCCACACGAAAGGTATTTCCAAAATTCTCACCTACCTCATGATGATGGATCTTGACAAACCAATCATCGATATCCTTCCCATTAAACAAGGGTTTCCAATCAGCATTTCCCTTTTGGGATAAATTGCTCTTACAGCCAGAAAACAATAAACATGCAAACAGAATAGGAATAACAACTTTTTTCATTTTGGTTTTAGGAATGATTTGCCTGCAATATACAGGATAATCCCTTGTGGATATAATAATTTAATAAACTTTCCCAGTCCTATATTTTCATGCAAAGTATTAGAATCGCCATGTTCGACATATAAACAAAAGATTAGATATCCATTTACAAATACAATAGTTTGGGCGTACTTATCCCTAATCCTGAATGTTTTATAGTACATTTACAGCATCACAGTAACCAAACTAATTATTAAATGAACATCCTTCATAAGCTATTGAACAAGATAGATTGGAAACTCAATGTTTCCAGGTCCAGCAAAGAACTTCAGAACAACAAACTGCAGGTACTGACCTTTGATGAAAGCCTTGACTATTTGATTGATTCCAAATGTTCATTATCCAGATTTGGGGATGGAGAATTTACCTTGATGCTGAATGGAGAGTTCCTGTGTCCAAGGAACGTCTCATTAAAACATCAGGAAGCAGACCCTAATCTCAAAAAGAGGTTGCTGGAAATTCTGAAGGATAGAAGGACCGATCAATACAATTTAAAAATTGCAGTTCCTCGAACCTTAGTAGACCTAGATAACAACAAGTTGACAGATTCTTCAATAGGGTTTTGGCAACATTATTTACACGAGTTATTCTACAAAATATCATCGTTTCTGAGGAAGGATTACACTTACCTCAATGCGCAGATCAGTAGGTTCTATCTTGATGACAGAAACAAGGATCAAGAGGACATTGAAAAAAGGATAACGCATTGGAAAAGACTTTGGGAAGATCAGGATTTATTAATAATCGAGGGCAAAGGCAGCAATCTAGGCAAGGGACAAGGCTTTTATGACAATGCTAAAAGCATAGAAAGGATTGAATGCCCGAATAGCAACAGCTTTAAGCATTATAATGAAATCTTATCGGCAGCAAAAAAATACGGATCCAATAAATTAATCATTCTCGCCCTAGGACCAACCTCGGCGGTATTAGGATACGACCTGGCAAAGGAAGGGTTCAGAGCACTTGACTTGGGCTATCTAGAACTGGAATACCACTTCTTTCTAACGAAGGCTACAGAAGATAGCTCAATAGCAGGCATTAAAATCGGGACTGTAGAGAGTATCCAAAACGATCCTTTCCCGGCTACTCAAGAGGATTACGAGGAAAGCGCTGTTGTTTTTAGGATCTAAAAAAGATCCCTATTCCTTATACAACAAGTACTTTTTGCGCATCTTCTTATATTTCTCAATACCGGGCTCCCAAGTTTTACGGATCTGGTCTTCCGTCATACCGGCACGGATCTGATCCTTAAAAACTGACACCCCAACGAGATAGTCGATATTACCGATCTGTGGATGAAACCTTTCAAAAAAGGCAGGTTTATCTGGGCTTTTAGCATAAAGCTCAATCATCCATTTCAGATTAATCTTCTTGGATTTGACCAACTCCTCGAAATCT contains:
- a CDS encoding GH92 family glycosyl hydrolase — encoded protein: MQLKSFVSLLTFLFHAAYLLAQKPDLVKYVNTLQGTHSEYALSYGNTYPTIGLPFAVHFFSAQTGKNGDGWKYQYQADKIRGFLQVHQCSPWMNDYAVFSLMPGIGELTVNEDQRALKFSHANEVAKPHYYSVKFDNGIQTEISPVERGAHMRFSFPKNGKANLVFDGYTKDCEIKIIPEERKIIGYVNNGRIVPENFKSYFVLEFNQDFKSYGTWENEKGTIKANNKQDLGKGVGAFLEFKPGSKVEVKMASSYISPDQAELNLTQELADHKNLEVTKKKGFEIWNELLNRVLVEGGSEEDKATFYSCLFRANLFSRKFYEIDAKGDPFYYSPYDGKIHTGYMYTDNGFWDTFRAQFPLSNILHQQMQGRYMQSLLDAQQQAGFYPTWSNPGMSGVMIGNHAISLLTDAWVKGIRTFDPDSALRAYYHETTNKGFYGGSNGREGWKEYYTLGYIPYGDIHESTAKTLEYAYDDFCAYQLAKLTGNTFFENVFGRQMYNYRNVFDPQVNFVRGRLANGEWRPDFDPVEWGGPFTEANAWQYTWSVLHNIEDLIGMIGGEERFNAKLDSFFTMDQSIKYGSYKQEIHEMREMLLAKMGQYAHGNQPTQHVPYLYNFSGEPWKAQKQVRMVCKQLYNATEKGYPGDEDQGQMSSWYVLSALGIYSVCPGTDQYVIGSPVFEKATISLENGKTFVIQAKNNNPENVYIQSAELNGKPLDRNYITFDDINKGGEMVFEMSGTPNKSRGTSKEARPFSLQQPVKN
- a CDS encoding DNA alkylation repair protein — translated: MNDLLLDIRQTLMDNVDKTTSDSMARFFKEGEGATRYGVPIEIVRKIGKEVYQDIKKKPKQEIFTLCDELWKSKIFEEAYIACIITKSIRKHYEAEDMKVYENWVNLYVNNWSDCDTLCCTTIGYNLIQFPENVKMLKTWAKSKNRWTKRAAAVSLVVPGKRGYYLADVFQIADILMMDPDDMVQKGYGWMLKETSKAYEKEVFDYVMRHKARMPRTALRYAIEKMPDDLKAAAMKKD
- a CDS encoding enolase C-terminal domain-like protein; its protein translation is MKRRTFINSLGIGFASSLLLNSNGYGSPLADLFELAADERELAEHKIDSIVFSKVKLNYPRLVGKNARLDLHGHGPELDICCLRTDQGAMGWASLRGSKKDAEQLIPELVGKKISDLFTPKAGTLSEKHIVFDMALHDLAGVILQKPVYALLGKKDPFITKYYSGMIYFDDLEPKDQPAGIDKILEECRFDYGVGYRQFKLKIGRGHKWMPKADGMQRDIEVTKAVATAFPDCEILVDGNNGFTSDEFIQYLKGIAGIKLFWIEEPFHETVEDYKKLREFVQQEKLDTLLADGEADPDQVFLKKLFEQKLLDVQLTDIEGLGFTNWRRMMPELVKTGTLASPHAWGSLLKTNYTAHLAGGLGNTVTIEGVTSSSDDMDLTAYAVKDGKLIPPDLPGFGMQLLKTI
- a CDS encoding DUF1080 domain-containing protein, translated to MKKVVIPILFACLLFSGCKSNLSQKGNADWKPLFNGKDIDDWFVKIHHHEVGENFGNTFRVEDGIIKIRYDQYGDFNDQFGHLYYKTPFSYYHLKFEYKFAGELQRGAPEYTLLNSGIMFHSQDPRGMLKEQDWPISVEMQLLAGLGDGKPRPTGNMCSPGTNVVYQGKIAESHCLNSTSKTYDKHQWVKGELIVYGDSLIQHIIEGDTVLQYSKPQIGGGTANGYDPKIKIDGKLLSSGFIALQSEGQPVDFRNIYIKDLSKPF
- a CDS encoding GT-D fold domain-containing glycosyltransferase, yielding MNILHKLLNKIDWKLNVSRSSKELQNNKLQVLTFDESLDYLIDSKCSLSRFGDGEFTLMLNGEFLCPRNVSLKHQEADPNLKKRLLEILKDRRTDQYNLKIAVPRTLVDLDNNKLTDSSIGFWQHYLHELFYKISSFLRKDYTYLNAQISRFYLDDRNKDQEDIEKRITHWKRLWEDQDLLIIEGKGSNLGKGQGFYDNAKSIERIECPNSNSFKHYNEILSAAKKYGSNKLIILALGPTSAVLGYDLAKEGFRALDLGYLELEYHFFLTKATEDSSIAGIKIGTVESIQNDPFPATQEDYEESAVVFRI